From a single Stigmatopora argus isolate UIUO_Sarg chromosome 4, RoL_Sarg_1.0, whole genome shotgun sequence genomic region:
- the LOC144072780 gene encoding uncharacterized protein LOC144072780, whose product MNPLMVSTASQQTSPVCGLVVAFVNGNRCMDCMARQYVPKQQMDLMKLLPYNPSRAFGIIFCVDKIHLKPSCYSLSCTKLQGYCLRNILREIIGGKLVERKQEFLPPKTFACSGQCSAFGTLPFGDFVAPVLISRVLFDGNVLHWRDVAPTWMQTQMFASKLATLHHLLLLMFKKKPFHCVFQSLNEDRLLGNIKNVAITAKKEQFVGKRFKAMEMVEAVQIYKTKEVVYDVTKPMLKKGDFGAWHSL is encoded by the exons ATGAATCCCCTCATGGTCTCAACAGCCAGCCAGCAGACATCACCGGTGTGTG GATTGGTAGTAGCATTTGTTAATGGAAATAGGTGCATGGACTGCATGGCTCGCCAATATGTGCCAAAACAACAGATGGATCT GATGAAGTTGTTGCCATATAATCCCTCTCGGGCATTTGGCATTATCTTTTGTGTAGACAAGATTCACCTCAAACCCTCCTGTTATTCCTTGAGTTGT ACAAAACTTCAGGGATATTGCTTACGAAACATATTGAGGGAAATAATTGGTGGCAAGTTGGTAGAACGCAAACAAGAATTTCTCCCTCCCAAGACATTTGCTTGTAGTG gacaatgcagcgcgttcggtactttgccttttggggatttcgtagccccagttctcatttcaagagtgctttttgacgggaacgtgcttcattggcgtgatgtagccccgacgtggatgcaaacacaaatgtttgctagcaagttggctacattgcatcacctattgctcttaatgtttaaaaagaaacccttccattgtgtgtttcagtccctcaacgaggacagactgctgggaaacatcaagaatgtggccataacggccaaaaaggagcagtttgttggcaaa aggtttaaagccatggagatggtggaagctgtccaaatctacaagaccaaagaagtcgtgtatgac gtcacCAAACCAATGCtgaagaaaggtgactttggagcgtggcacagcctttga